In Mycobacterium branderi, the DNA window CACCGACCCATTCGGAATGGGCGGCAATTTCGACATGGCCGACCTGGGGCAGATCTTCACGCGTCTCGGGCAGATGTTCAGCGGCGCCGGCACCGCGATGGCGTCGGGCAAGCCCTCCGGCCCGGTGAACTACGAACTGGCGCGTCAGCTGGCATCCAGTTCGATCGGTTTCGTGCCGCCGATCCCGGCTGCCACCAGTTCGGCGATCAGCGATGCCGTGCACCTTGCCGAGACCTGGCTGGATGGGGCGACCGCACTGCCGGCGGGCACCGCCAAGGCCGTCGCCTGGAGCCCGACCGACTGGGTCGACAACACGCTGGAAACCTGGAAACGGTTGTGCGATCCGATGGCTCAGCAGATCGCCACGGTGTGGGCGGCGGCGCTGCCCGAAGAGGCCAAGAACATGGCCGGCCCGCTGCTGTCGATGATGTCGCAGATGGGCGGTATGGCGTTCGGTTCGCAGCTGGGCCAGGCGCTTGGCCGGCTGTCCCGCGAGGTGCTGACGTCTACCGATATCGGTTTGCCGTTGGGCCCCAAGGGAATTGCCGCGCTGTTGCCGGCTGCGGTGGAATCCTTCGCCGACGGGCTGGAGCAACCGCGCAGCGAGATCGTGACCTACCTGGCGGCTCGTGAGGCTGCCCACCACCGGCTGTTCAGCCATGTGCCCTGGCTAGCCAGTCAGCTGCTCGGCGCCGTGGAAGCCTACGCCAAGGGCATGAAGATCGATATGGCCGGAATCGAGGAGCTCGCAAGGGATTTCAACCCGGCATCGCTGAGCGATCCGGCCGCGGTGGAAGACCTGT includes these proteins:
- a CDS encoding zinc-dependent metalloprotease; translation: MSTVGGMADLPFGFSAGDDPERDKPGKDDSGSTDPFGMGGNFDMADLGQIFTRLGQMFSGAGTAMASGKPSGPVNYELARQLASSSIGFVPPIPAATSSAISDAVHLAETWLDGATALPAGTAKAVAWSPTDWVDNTLETWKRLCDPMAQQIATVWAAALPEEAKNMAGPLLSMMSQMGGMAFGSQLGQALGRLSREVLTSTDIGLPLGPKGIAALLPAAVESFADGLEQPRSEIVTYLAAREAAHHRLFSHVPWLASQLLGAVEAYAKGMKIDMAGIEELARDFNPASLSDPAAVEDLLTQGVFEPKATPEQTQALERLETLLALIEGWVHTVVTAALGDRIPSAAALAETLRRRRATGGPAEQTFATLVGLELRPRKLREAAVLWERLTQAVGVDARDAVWQHPDLLPEAEDLDEPAGFIDRVIGGDTSGIDEAIAEFERGADPGDDGSVDS